The Chryseobacterium phocaeense genome includes the window CATGATGTTCGTGCTCGTGCTCCTGTACAGCCATTCCGATAAACAGAGCGGATAACATCGTAAAGATATAAGCCTGTAAGAATGCAACCAATACTTCCAATAAATAGATCACTAACGTTAAGAACGGGAATGCAACACCGGCTGCGAAGTTCTTAAACACATAGATCAATCCGATCAAACTCATTACTACGATGTGTCCTGCCGTCATGTTGGCAAAAAGACGGATCATCAATGCGAAAGGCTTGGTGATGGTTCCTAACAATTCGATTGGCAACATGATCAGTTTCATTGGTACAGGTACTCCCGGCATCCAGAAGATGTGCTTCCAGTAATCTTTATTGGCAGAGAATGTAGTAATTAGATATGTAAGGATCGCCAGGAAGAATGTCATGGTAATATTACCGGTAACATTGATACCGAAAGGCATTAGTCCTAATACGTTAAGGAATAAGATAAAGAAGAATACAGTCAGTAAGTATCCCATAAATCTTTTATACTTGTGACCGATGTTCGGGATTGCTACTTCATCTCTTACGAAAATGATCAGCGGCTCCAGGAATCTTGCAGCTCCCGCAGGAACAACAGATTTCTTGTAAGACTTAGCCATTCCTCCGAATAATACCAACATAAAGATGGATACTAATAAAAGAATAAGTACACTCTTTGTAATAGAAAGATCCAAAGGCTTCTCATTAGTAGGATGACCGTGATCATCAAGAGTTAAAGTTCCTGCTGCATCTGTCTTATAAATTTTTTCGTGGTGAAGTACATAATGAGATCCGTCTACTTCAGTAGGCTCTCCGTGCATAAACCCTTCCTTGTTACTCATAAAGCTGTGGAAACCGTTATCATAAAAAATAACAGGAAGAGGGAAACCGATGTGATGACCTTCTTTATCCACCATCAATGTAAAGTCATGAGCATCCAGTAAGTGATGATCTATGAACTCCTTGTTTTCTTTACTTACTTTGTCTTTTTCCGAAAGCTCCTGAGCCGGAGCTGTTCCAGCAGGAGTCTCACCGTGCTGTGCAGACACTAAGTTTAATACAAAAATACTGTAGAATAAAACTGCGAATTTCTTAAACATTGATAGGTTTTTTTCGTTGTGCAAAAATATAATATTTTTTCTAGTTTCAATAAATAATTTTACTGTTTTTTGTCATGATTAATCAGCTTGATCGCATAGTACGTAAGCAGCGTGGTCAGGACAAAATACGGGATAATAAAATGAAATTTATAGCCCGGAATCACTTCAAAGTTCAATTTTTTCCTGATTAGGTACATTAAACCGAATTTTAAAAGGATCAGTCCAATTACAGACAATCCTAAAAATTCAGGGACTATCCTGTTAATTAAAACAATCAGCGTGATCATCATCATGAACATCACACTTAAAAAAAGATAAAATTTAACAATAATAATCTCATCTAAGTGAAAAACAAATTTCCAGAGGGAAAAATGAATCAGAAACGTTAAAAAAAATAATACTGTAACCAGTATGTTAGGATTTAACTTCATTATAGAACTTATTTTCAACCTTTCAATACAAGGTTTGTTTTAACTGATCGCAAAAATAGACTTTTTCTATCGTATTTTGTTATGATTTGATTTTTATCATGAAGGAAAGCTTTTGCTTGTTTCCAATATTGGAGTTCGGTTGAAGCAGCAGCCTAATACAAGTGGAAGACGGAAGATGAGGATTATTGCCGGTAACCCGTGTCAAGGTTTTAAACCTTGACACGGGTTAGAGGGGCCAGTTACTATCTGCCGTTTTACATCCAAAAACATTATATATATAATATTACGTGCCTGAACACTTTGTATATGCCAAAAATTCCTTATTTTTGCAGACCTATAATTTACAATAAATATGTTCAATAGTTTACAGGATAAATTAGACAAGGCTCTACATAATATTTCCGGACGCGGAAAAATCACGGAAATCAACGTAGCGGAAACCGTAAAGGAAATCCGTCGCGCATTGGTAGATGCCGACGTTAACTATAAAGTTGCAAAAGATCTTACCAAAAGAGTTCAGGATAAAGCTTTAGGACAGAATGTTCTTACTTCCCTTACTCCGGGACAGCTGATGACCAAAATTGTTCATGACGAACTGGTAGATCTGATGGGAGGTTCCCAGGAAGGTATCAATCTTTCAGGAAAACCAACTGTGATTCTTATTGCCGGGCTTCAGGGTTCGGGTAAGACTACTTTCTCCGGAAAACTGGCCAATTATTTAAAGACAAAAAGAACTAAAAAACCATTATTGGTTGCCTGCGACG containing:
- the atpB gene encoding F0F1 ATP synthase subunit A, which encodes MFKKFAVLFYSIFVLNLVSAQHGETPAGTAPAQELSEKDKVSKENKEFIDHHLLDAHDFTLMVDKEGHHIGFPLPVIFYDNGFHSFMSNKEGFMHGEPTEVDGSHYVLHHEKIYKTDAAGTLTLDDHGHPTNEKPLDLSITKSVLILLLVSIFMLVLFGGMAKSYKKSVVPAGAARFLEPLIIFVRDEVAIPNIGHKYKRFMGYLLTVFFFILFLNVLGLMPFGINVTGNITMTFFLAILTYLITTFSANKDYWKHIFWMPGVPVPMKLIMLPIELLGTITKPFALMIRLFANMTAGHIVVMSLIGLIYVFKNFAAGVAFPFLTLVIYLLEVLVAFLQAYIFTMLSALFIGMAVQEHEHEHHAAH